The sequence GCACGATATAGGGCATGGCTTCCGCACGGGATGGAACGACCACCAGCGCCGCCAGCGCGAAGGCTTCCCTGGCCGGCATTGGCGGCAGGAAGCGGATATGGCTTTGCAGTCCCAGGCGCTTTACCTGCGCGTGGTAGCGCGGCAGGTCGTCGCCATCGCCGACCATCACCGCGCTCAGCGCGCGGCCGAGCCGCGGGCCAGCGGCGGCCATGGCGTCGATGAAGATGTCGGGTCCCTTCAGGTCCCGCATCATGCCGATATAGAGCAGATCCGCCGTGTCGGGTCCGATGGGTACCGGTTCGAATTCAGCGGCGCGCAGTCCGTTGTAGACCAGGATGTTCGGGATCGGCGGCTCGCCCACCTTCCTGCGATAGGTCCGCCGCTCATAGTCCGAGACGAACAGCAGGCAATCGGTGAAGTGCGCCATGGAGCGCTCGAGCGCGAAGAACAGCTTCCCCGTGGCTGTCGTTTCGTCATAGTGGAGGGAGCCGCCATGCGGCGAATAAAGGCGGGCTACGCGAGACCTTGATACCCGCAACAATGAGCCGAACAGACGGGCATAGGCGCCACCCTTGGCGCCGTGCCCGTGCAACACGTCCGGCCGCAATTCCTTGATGATCCTGTAGGTGCGCCGTGCCGAGGCGAGATCGCCCGGGCCGACATGGCGCTGCATTGGCGTGCGATGGATGCCGAGCGCCAGCATGTCCTTCATCTGCTCGAACAGGCGCTCCTCGAATTCGCCGCCCGTGGTCGAATCGCAGACGATGCCGACCACATGACCGGCGGCGACCTGCGCTTCGGTCAGGTCGCGCACATGCCGAAAAATTCCTCCGACCGGTGAACGAAAGCAGTGGACGATCCTGAGCTTGTCCGCCACGTGGTGTCTGTCAGAACAGGCGTTCGCGGACGTAGACGGTATCTCCGGGCAGCAGCGGGTCCGAGGTGACCACGCGGCCGGTCATCACCTTGCCGTTGATGTCGCGGGTGATGTCGACGCTTTCCTGGTTGGCGCGGGGCGAGAAGCCGCCGGCAATGGCGATGGCCTTCTGCACGGTCAGGCCGGGCACATAGGAATACTGGCCGGCGGCACCCACTTCGCCCATGACGAAGATCGGCCGGTAGCGATCGATCTCGACCGAGACGTCGGGGTCGCGCAGATAGCCTTGCCGCAATTTGTCGGCGATCTCCTTTTCCATCTGCTGCGCGGTGTGGCCACGCGCCGGTATGGCGCCGACAAGCGGGAAGGAGAGGTAGCCGGATTGGTCGACGCTGTAGGTGTTGGTCAGGCCCTCCTGCTCGAACACGGTGACGCGGACACGGTCGCCGGCACCGAGACGGTAGGGCTGATCAAGGACCTCGTGGAAGGCAGCCGGCGTCGGGCGGTAGCTGGAGCAGCCGGCAAGCATCGACACGGCAAGCAGAGCGTGAAAGAGGGAAGCAGTGCTTTTCATGACCGGATACGTACCTTCGACTGGCCGCTGCGGCGTCGCAGCAAACATCTGGGATCGGGTCCGTTATCATCCTGTTAGGGTTAATGGCCGGTAAAGGAGCTGGCCGATAGCGCTGCACGAAGCAGGGGTTTTGCCATTTTTATCGTTTTTCTTGGGGCACCCGCAGTAATCCCTAATGGAGCATTACCGCGATCTTAACGGCTGAGTTACCATAGTTGTTTACGGTGCATCCTGACCCAGTTTCGGAGTAGGGATGCATGTCCGTTCAGTCCGCGGCCGCAGATGTCGACGTTGACCTCAGGCAGCTCTTCGCCAGCCTGGCGAGGAACTGGCTGCGCATATTGCTCTTCGTTCTGGTGGTGACCGGTCTGGCGTTTGCGTTCGCTTCGTTCGCGACCAAGCATTACAAGGCCCAGACTCAGGTGGAAATCGCCCCGCGCGAATCCGTCTACACTCGTCCGGCCGGCAGCAACAATGACGGCGACAAGCCGATCCTCGACGAGCAGGGCGTTGCCACCCAGGTCCAGATCATTTCGTCCAACGAAATCCTCAAGCAGGTGGCGCAGAAACTTGGCCTGGCACGGCTGCCCGAGTTCGACGAAACAATCAACATGTCGGCGCTCAGCCGCGTGCTGATCCTGCTTGGGCTGAAGAACGACCCGATGGATGTTCCGGCCGACGAACGTGTGTTGAAGAAGATGCGCGAGAAGCTCAACGTCTTCGGCGTTGAAAAAACCCGCATCATTGCCATCGAGTTCTCTTCCGAGGATCCGAAGCTCGCCGCCGCAATCCCCGACGCCATTGCCGCTGCCTATATTGCCGGGCAGGGCGCGGCCAAGAGCGAATCGAACACCGCCGCCGCGGACTTTCTGGCACCCGAGATCGCCGACCTGTCGAAGCAGGTCAGGGATGCCGAGGCCAAGGTCGCGGCCTACCGCGCGCAGTCCGACCTGCTGATGGGCGGCAACAATGCCACCCTGGCCACCCAGCAGCTGGCCGAGCTGTCGACCGAATTGTCGCGGGTGCGGGCCAATCGCGCCGCGGCCGAAGGCACCGCCGACAGCGTTCGCAAGGCGCTGCAGAATGGCGGCTCGCTGGATTCGCTGCCGGAAGTGCTGTCGTCCGACCTGATCCAGCGGTTGAGGGAACGGCAGGCCGAGCTGCGCGCCACCATCGCCGATCTGTCGACGACGATGCTCGACAATCATCCGCGCGTTCGCGCCGCCAAATCACAGCTCGCCGATCTCGACGCGCAGATCCGCAGCGAAGCCCAGAAGATCATGAAGGGCCTGTTGATGCAGGCCGATGCCGCCAAGGCGCGCGAAAGCCAGCTCGTCTCCGACGTCAATCAACTGAAGGCGGCTTCGGCTCAGGCCGGCGAACAGCAGGTCGATCTCGACGCGCTGCAGCGCGACGCCGCCGCCAAGCGCCAACAGCTCGAGCTCTATCTGACCAATTACCGCGAGGCGGCTTCGCGTCAGGACCGCAACTATGTGCCGGTCGACGCCCGCGTCGCCTCACCGGCTTCGGTGCCCTCCGAGCCATACTTCCCCAAGGTTGGGCCGATCGTCGGCGCGGCCGCGGCGGCTTCGCTTCTGCTGGCGGCCATATTCACCTTGTTGCGGGAACTCTTCTCGGGCCGCGCCATGCGCCCGGCCCCAGGCGCCCGTTTTGCGCCGATCGACGAAGTGGCTATGCCGGCAACGGCTCGCCGGCAGCCGGACGCTCCTGAGCCATCTGCCCGCCCGGAGCCGGCTGTCGCCAGCGCGTTCGCCGATCGTGACGCCGAGACGCAATGGCCCGAAGCGGTCGCTGAACCCGAGATGGCGGCGCAGCCGCGGCCCGTTGCCGAGCCCGAGCTTGCCGTCAAGGAAGAGCCTGTCGCCGAGGCCAAGTCGGTCGCCGAGCCGGAGCCCGTGGTAGAGACCCAGAGACCGCGCTCGGTGCTCGGTGAGATCGACATCGAGAAGGCCGCGGAAAAGCTGATCGCCAGCGGGGCCGCCCGCGCCATATTCGTTTCGCCCGAAGGCGACGAGGCAGCCGCGTCGGCGATCCTGGTTGCGCGCGAAGTGTCCGACGCCGGCCTGCGCGTCCTGCTGCTCGACCTCACCGCCTCTGGCGCTGCTTCGCGGCCGATGCTGGACAGCGGGCTTTTCCCGGGGATCACCGATCTGCTCGCCTCGCAGGCGCAGTTCAGCGACGTGATCCACGCCGACCTCTATTCGGATTGCCATGTCATTCCGGTCGGCACCGCCGATCCGGTCCGCGCCATGCGCGCCGCCGACCGGCTGCCGATCATCATGCAGTCGCTGACCACCGCCTATGATCTGGTGGTGGTCGAATGCGGGCCGGCCGACGCGCAAGGCATCAGCCGACTGGGTGGCGAGGCCACAGAGGTGTTCCTGTCCATGCTCGAACCGGACGACGAGGTCACCAAGGCCGCGGTCAAGCTGATCGAAAGCGGTTATCCCGACCTGACGCTGGTGACGCCGATTGGCCACGAGCCGCCGGGCACTCCCGGACGGCGCTCAGCGGCCTGAAAGCTGCCGCTCGGCCTATCCCAGCTCCAGCGCCGTCACGCCGAATACCCTCTTGGCATCGAGCTTCGGCGGCGTGCCTTTGTACATGCGGGTGGTGCTGAAGGTCGGCGAGAAACCGGCCATCTCGAGCGCCGCGATGAAATCCATCTGGGTGGCCGGCACATCGATGTGCAAGTCGCCACCGCATGCGCCAGACAACTCCCCGAGCAGTTCTAGTGCGGTCCGCACGTTGTCGGCGAAGAGCGGGCCGATCTTGAAGCCGCTGCGGCAGGCTCGCGCCACCGCATAGCCGGCCGTGCCCCGCGATGTGATCGCCGCCACGGCATGGTTAGGCGGCAGCAGCCATCGCTGCAGGAAAGACTGCCGGGGCGCAGGAAAGCAAAGCGCATCGTAGGCGATGATGTCGGGCACCGGTTGCGCGGTCTCCATGTGAGGCCGCTCGGCGCCGGCGGGCAGGGCCACAGGGCGCCCGCTGTAGCGGATGGTCTCGTAGACCGGCATGAACCCCTTGCTCCGGTAGTTGGCCTGCTGTTCCTCGACGCCATCGAGGCCGATGGTGCGCCCGGCCAGCCTGTCCATGCCCGCGGTCCACACAGCCTTGCCGTGGCCCTTGCCGCGCATGTCCGGGCGACAGATGTAGAGGCCGATGAAACCGAACTCCTGCCCATAGGCCACCGCCGAGATCGCGGCGACCATGTCGTCCCCGACAAACGCACCGATGAAGCCCTCCGGATCCGCAGCCTGGAACATCACCGCATCTTCAAGGCCGGGATTCCAGCCCTCCGCCGCCGCCCAGTCGATGAGGTCGGCCAATTCCCCCAGCGACAGCGTGCGGATGGTTCGATTCATGGTGCTCACTCCGCGGCGACAGCTCCGGGCGAGAACGATTTCAGCATACCGCGATAGGACTTGGCCAGCGGGCTGGCATAGGCGCCGCGCTTCGATGTGGAGAGGCCGAGCGCAATCAGCGCTTCGGCTTGCTTGATCGCGGCGCCGACCCCGTCGATGACAGGCAGTCCGAAATCCGCCTGCAACTGGTGCGCAAGGTCCGCCATGCCGGCGCAGCCAAGCACGATGGCCTCGGCGCGATCCTCCTCCACGGCCCGGGCAATCTCGTCGCGCAGTTTGCCGGTTGCGCCTGACGCCGGATCCTCGAGCGCCAGCACAGGAATGTCGGCGGCTCGCACACGCGCCCGTCCCGCCATGCCGTAGCGCTGCACCAGCCCCTCTACCGGCACGCGGGAGCGTTCGGTGGTGGTCACGACGGTGAAGCGCTGGGCGATGAACGAGGCCATGCTGAGTGCCGCCTCACAGATGCCGATGACGGGGATGTTTGCCATGGCGCGGGCGGCGTCGAGGCCGGTGTCGTCGAAACAGGCGATGACCGCGGCCTGAGCGCCGCGGCGTTCGCCTGCGGCGATCTCCATCAGAAGGCCAGGCACGGCCAGCGCCTCGTCATAATAGCCCTCGATCGAGTCCGGTCCCGTGGACGAGGTGACGGCGATGATTTCGGTCCAGGCGCCGGCGACCGCGCGCGCCGCCGCGCCGATCGTCTCGGTCATGCTCGCCGTCGTGTTGGGGTTCACCACCAGGATCTGCACGGTCACGCTCTCGCCCGGCGGCGGCCGACATAGAGGATGGCGCCCAGCGTCGCCAGGATCACCAGGAAGGAAAACACGGTGGTCACCGTGCCCAGCGCGTAGAGCACCGGCGTCGTGACATTGGTGGTCATGCCATAGATCTCAAGCGGCAGCGTGTTGAAGGTTCCCGATGTCATCAGCGTGCGGGCGAACTCGTCATAGGAGAGCGTGAAGCCGAACAGGCCGACGCCGATCAGGCTCGGCGCGATCATCGGCAGCACGACATGGACGAAGGTCTGCCAGGAGGTGGCGCCGAGATCGCGCGCGGCCTCCTCATAGGCCGGCGAGAAGCGGTTGAAGACGGCGAACATGATGAGCACGCCGAACGGCAGGGTCCAGGTCAGATGCGCGCCGAAGGCCGACGTATACCAGGCCGGGCGCAAGCCGACCTGCTGGAAGACCACGCCGATGCCCAGCGAAATGATGATGGAGGGCACGACGAGACTGGCGACCGCCAGATAGAACAGGGCGGTGGCACCGCGAAACTTCCGGCGGAAGGCAAGGCCTGCCAGCAGCGACACGATGACGGTGACGACCATCACCATCAGGCCGAGCACCAGCGAGCGCTTGAAGCTGCCGCCGAAATCGCCGACCGACTGGCGCTCGAACAGATTGGCGAACCAGTGCAGCGACACACCGTTGAGCGGGAAGGTGAGGCCGCCGGTCTCGCCTTGGAACGACAGGATCAGGATCGCCGACAGCGGGCCGTAGAGGAACAGCACGAACAGCGCGAAGAAGGCCGCCAGCACGTAGAATTCGAGGGTGCGTTTTTCGTGACTCACGTCAAAGCTCCCGGCGGATATCGACGATGCGCAGGATGCCGGCGACCATCAAGAGTACCAGCACCAAAAGCACCACGGCGTTGGCGGCGGCAGCCGGGTATTGCAGCAGCGACATCTGGTTCTTCATCATCAGCGCCACGGAAGCGCTCTGGCCGCCCGACATCACCTGCACGGTGGAGAAATCGGCCATCACCAGCGTGACGACGAAGATGGTGCCGATCGCCATGCCGGGCTTGGCCAGCGGGATGATCACGTTCCAAAGCACCTGCCAGCCGGAGGCGCCGGCATCGCGCGCGGCCTCGACCAGCGAGCGGTCGATGCGCATCAGCGTGTTGAAGATCGGCGTCACCATGAACAGCGTGTAGAGGTGCACCATGGCGAGCACGACCGCGAATTCGGAATAGAGCAGCCATTCGATGGGTTTTGGCACCAGGCCCATATGCACCAGCGTCGAGTTGATCAGCCCGTTGCGGCCGAGCACCGGGATCCACGAGATCATGCGGATGATATTGGAGGTCAGGAACGGCACGGTGCAGACCAGGAACAGCACCATCTGCATGGCCGTGGTGCGGATGTGGAAGGCGAGGAAATAAGCGACCCAGAAGCCGATGAACAAGGTCAGCGCCCAGACGATGGCCGCGAATTTGATGGTGTTGAGATAGGTCTTCCAGGTGACCCAGGAGCCCAGCACGTCGGAATAGTTGGTGGTCAGGAAATCCGGATACATGGCGGCGAAGTCGTAATCCCAGAAGGACACGACGACGATCATGATGATGGGCAAAAGCAGGAAAGCGCCGAGGATCAGCGCCAGCGGAGCCGACTGCAGATAGGGCGTGACGACACCGAGCGAGAAGCGGCGGCGTCGCCTGGTGGGGCTGGCGGCGATGGTGGGGCGTTCGAGCGCGACTGTCATCAAGGCTCTCGGTGCAGATTTGCGGTGCCGGTGCGGCGGCCTTTCCTTCTCCCCTTGTGGGAGAAGGTGGCCTCGCGAAGCGAGGTCGGATGAGGGGTGTTCCAGGGAACACCAACGTCTCACTTCGCTGGAACGCCCCTCATCCGTCTCCGCGCTGCGCGCCGATCCACCTTCTCCCACAAGGGGAGAAGGAGAAGAGGAGGGGCGTTTGTTCCCTTACGCCGCGATGAACTCGTTCCAGCGCTTCACCATGTAGCGGTCCTCGTCCATGACCGAGTTCCAGCAGGCGACCTTGCCCATGCGTTCCTCGAAGGAGCCGCCATCGCGCACGGCGCCGGCTTTTTCCATGACGGTGCCGTCCGGCGCCTTGATCTCGCCCTTGGCCGGCTTGCCCTCGATCCAGTAGCCCCACTCGTCCTCGGTCATGAACTTCTTGGCCGAGACCATATTGGCGGAGTAGTAGCCCTGGCGGTTCAGGTAGCCGCCGACCCAGCCCGACGTGTACCAGTTGATGTATTCGTAGGCAGCGTCGAGCTCCGCGCCCTTGAGGTGGGCGGCAAGGCCGAGGCCGCCGCCCCATGAGCGGTAGCCTTCCTTGAGCGGCTGGAAGCGGCAAGGGATGCCCTTGGAGCGCACGGCGGCTACCGCCGGCGACCACATGGACTGAATGACCACTTCGCCCGATGCCATCAGATTGACGCTTTCGTCGAAGGACTTCCAGAAGGCGCGGAACTGGCCGCCCTGCTTGGCCTTGATCAGGAAGTCGATCGTCTTGTCGATCTCGTCCTTGGTCATGTTGCCCTTATCGGCATATTTGATGTTGCCCATGGCTTCCATGATCATGGCGGCATCCATGATGCCGATGGAGGGGATGTTGAGGATGGCGGTCTTGCCCTTGAAGGCCGGATCCATGATGTCGGCCCAGCTGGTGATATCGCGGCCGACGAGGTCGGGGCGGATGCCCAGCGTGTCGGCGTTGTAGATGGTGGGCACCATGGTGAACCAGTTGGTCGGCGCCTTGGCGAAGGTCTTGGAGTCTTGCGCCTCGACATAGCCCACCGTGTGCGGCGCGGTGCCCTGGGCGATCACGCTGTCTGGGGTGAGCTTGCCGGTTTTGAAGAGCGGCACCAGCTCATCGTAATATTTCAGTTTGCTGACATCCATCGGCTGCAGCACGCCGGTGGGGAACACTTTCTTGCAGATCCAGTATTCGATGTCGGCGATGTCGTAGCTGTCGGGCTGGGTCACGGCGCGCTGGGCGGCCGCGTCGGAATCCGTCGCCGTCATCTCCAGTGTGATGCCGAGGTCGGCCTTGCACTTGTCGGCGATGGCGTTGAGGTTCGACACGCCGGTGCCGAACTGGCGCAGCGTGATGTTGGACTGCGCCCAGATGGTCGGGAAGCCGGTGATGACGCCCGAGCCGGCGGCGAGGCCGACGGCGGCCGCACCCGTCTTGAGCAGCGAGCGGCGCGAGATGCCAGGCTTGGTTTGTATTGTGTCTGTCATGTCTATTCCCCTGTCTTGTTTTGCTTGGTTGATTTCATGAATGAAGGCGGCCGAGGACGATCGCATCCTCGGCATCCCAGGCGAGCGGTACGGCGTCGCCAATGGCGACGGGTTTGGCGAAGAAGTCGGAATCGTCGACAATGACGGTAAAGTCGTCGATGCCGGCACCAGTGACGGAGAGTTTCACAGTGGCGCCGCGATATTCGATGTTGGCGACGATGCCGGTGAAGCCCAGCCCGGGCGCGGGTGCCTCGCCGATGCGCACATGGTCGGTGCGGATGGCGATGTCGATCGGCGCGCCCGCCTGCTGCGGCTTGCCGCTGGCGGCGAGCGAACCGCCGCCGTTGACCTCGAAGACGACCATCGCGTCTCGGCTGCTGGTGACCCGGCCGGAGATGACATTGTGGTCGCCCATGAAGCGCGCGACGAAGGCCGTGGCCGGCCGCTCGAACACCTCGCGGGGCGGCGCCGCCTGTTCGATGCGGCCGTCATTCATCACCACGATCAGGTCGGCAAGCGCCATCGCTTCCTCCTGGCTGTGGGTGACGTGGACGAAGGTGATGCCGAGCGATGTCTGCAATTTCTTCAGCTCTGCACGCATGCGGATCTTCAGGAACGGATCGAGCGCCGAAAGCGGCTCGTCGAGCAGCAGCGCCTCGGGATCGGTGATCAGGGCGCGGGCGAGCGCGACGCGCTGCTGCTGGCCGCCGGAAAGCTGCGCCGGGCGGCGCTTCGCATAGGCCTCCATCTGCATCAGCTTCAGCATGTCGAGCGCCTTGGCGCGGCGCTTCTCCTTGTCGACACCCTTCATCTTCAGGCTGAAGGCGACATTGTCGATGAGGTCGAGATGCGGGAACAGCGCATAGGACTGGAACATCATCGCCGTGCCGCGCTTGGCCGGCGGTAGGTCGGTGACGACGGTGTTGCCGAGCCGGACGTCACCCGACGAGATGCTTTCGTGGCCGGCGATCATGCGCAGCGTCGAGGTCTTGCCGCAGCCGGAGGGGCCGAGCAGACAGCAATAGGTGCCCGCCGGTATCTTCAGGCTGATATCCTCGACGGCGGTCGTCGTTCCATAGACTTTCGAAACGGACACGATGTCGATCTCGGCGGCTTTGGACATTCAGGCTTCCCCGTTTGGTCGCATTAACCAATGCATCATGCGTGCCAATATCGGGGTGATCGGCCAAGCATTTGAATTGTCTGAAGAATCAGGGTTCTTGCCTGCTGCCTGCCTGGTAGGCTATCTTGTGCATTGCACAAATTATGGGCGATTGTGCGCGATCTGCACAAAAATCGTATGCAATCTTTTTTGGCTTTGTGTTCACTTTGCCTCTCGTGTGCCGACGGCGAGTCGCGTTAGAAGGGTGCGGGAACATCATCGCCATGAATATTGCCGATCAGATCTATTCCACCGACAGTGCCAACCAGGATCGCGCGCAGGCGATTCGCGATAATCTGCGCGACGCCATCGTCGACCGCCGGCTGGCGCCGGGCACCAAGCTGTCGGAGGGCGAGGTCGGCACG comes from Mesorhizobium japonicum MAFF 303099 and encodes:
- a CDS encoding glycosyltransferase family 4 protein → MADKLRIVHCFRSPVGGIFRHVRDLTEAQVAAGHVVGIVCDSTTGGEFEERLFEQMKDMLALGIHRTPMQRHVGPGDLASARRTYRIIKELRPDVLHGHGAKGGAYARLFGSLLRVSRSRVARLYSPHGGSLHYDETTATGKLFFALERSMAHFTDCLLFVSDYERRTYRRKVGEPPIPNILVYNGLRAAEFEPVPIGPDTADLLYIGMMRDLKGPDIFIDAMAAAGPRLGRALSAVMVGDGDDLPRYHAQVKRLGLQSHIRFLPPMPAREAFALAALVVVPSRAEAMPYIVLETLAAARPMIATSVGGIPEIFGSGSPALIRPDPAELADKMSEALADLAAYGRLMPDGPGLRARFGADVMAAEIEKAYFAALGR
- a CDS encoding polysaccharide biosynthesis/export family protein, with amino-acid sequence MKSTASLFHALLAVSMLAGCSSYRPTPAAFHEVLDQPYRLGAGDRVRVTVFEQEGLTNTYSVDQSGYLSFPLVGAIPARGHTAQQMEKEIADKLRQGYLRDPDVSVEIDRYRPIFVMGEVGAAGQYSYVPGLTVQKAIAIAGGFSPRANQESVDITRDINGKVMTGRVVTSDPLLPGDTVYVRERLF
- a CDS encoding GumC family protein codes for the protein MSVQSAAADVDVDLRQLFASLARNWLRILLFVLVVTGLAFAFASFATKHYKAQTQVEIAPRESVYTRPAGSNNDGDKPILDEQGVATQVQIISSNEILKQVAQKLGLARLPEFDETINMSALSRVLILLGLKNDPMDVPADERVLKKMREKLNVFGVEKTRIIAIEFSSEDPKLAAAIPDAIAAAYIAGQGAAKSESNTAAADFLAPEIADLSKQVRDAEAKVAAYRAQSDLLMGGNNATLATQQLAELSTELSRVRANRAAAEGTADSVRKALQNGGSLDSLPEVLSSDLIQRLRERQAELRATIADLSTTMLDNHPRVRAAKSQLADLDAQIRSEAQKIMKGLLMQADAAKARESQLVSDVNQLKAASAQAGEQQVDLDALQRDAAAKRQQLELYLTNYREAASRQDRNYVPVDARVASPASVPSEPYFPKVGPIVGAAAAASLLLAAIFTLLRELFSGRAMRPAPGARFAPIDEVAMPATARRQPDAPEPSARPEPAVASAFADRDAETQWPEAVAEPEMAAQPRPVAEPELAVKEEPVAEAKSVAEPEPVVETQRPRSVLGEIDIEKAAEKLIASGAARAIFVSPEGDEAAASAILVAREVSDAGLRVLLLDLTASGAASRPMLDSGLFPGITDLLASQAQFSDVIHADLYSDCHVIPVGTADPVRAMRAADRLPIIMQSLTTAYDLVVVECGPADAQGISRLGGEATEVFLSMLEPDDEVTKAAVKLIESGYPDLTLVTPIGHEPPGTPGRRSAA
- a CDS encoding GNAT family N-acetyltransferase, producing MNRTIRTLSLGELADLIDWAAAEGWNPGLEDAVMFQAADPEGFIGAFVGDDMVAAISAVAYGQEFGFIGLYICRPDMRGKGHGKAVWTAGMDRLAGRTIGLDGVEEQQANYRSKGFMPVYETIRYSGRPVALPAGAERPHMETAQPVPDIIAYDALCFPAPRQSFLQRWLLPPNHAVAAITSRGTAGYAVARACRSGFKIGPLFADNVRTALELLGELSGACGGDLHIDVPATQMDFIAALEMAGFSPTFSTTRMYKGTPPKLDAKRVFGVTALELG
- a CDS encoding aspartate/glutamate racemase family protein, which encodes MQILVVNPNTTASMTETIGAAARAVAGAWTEIIAVTSSTGPDSIEGYYDEALAVPGLLMEIAAGERRGAQAAVIACFDDTGLDAARAMANIPVIGICEAALSMASFIAQRFTVVTTTERSRVPVEGLVQRYGMAGRARVRAADIPVLALEDPASGATGKLRDEIARAVEEDRAEAIVLGCAGMADLAHQLQADFGLPVIDGVGAAIKQAEALIALGLSTSKRGAYASPLAKSYRGMLKSFSPGAVAAE
- a CDS encoding ABC transporter permease, with the translated sequence MSHEKRTLEFYVLAAFFALFVLFLYGPLSAILILSFQGETGGLTFPLNGVSLHWFANLFERQSVGDFGGSFKRSLVLGLMVMVVTVIVSLLAGLAFRRKFRGATALFYLAVASLVVPSIIISLGIGVVFQQVGLRPAWYTSAFGAHLTWTLPFGVLIMFAVFNRFSPAYEEAARDLGATSWQTFVHVVLPMIAPSLIGVGLFGFTLSYDEFARTLMTSGTFNTLPLEIYGMTTNVTTPVLYALGTVTTVFSFLVILATLGAILYVGRRRARA
- a CDS encoding ABC transporter permease; its protein translation is MTVALERPTIAASPTRRRRRFSLGVVTPYLQSAPLALILGAFLLLPIIMIVVVSFWDYDFAAMYPDFLTTNYSDVLGSWVTWKTYLNTIKFAAIVWALTLFIGFWVAYFLAFHIRTTAMQMVLFLVCTVPFLTSNIIRMISWIPVLGRNGLINSTLVHMGLVPKPIEWLLYSEFAVVLAMVHLYTLFMVTPIFNTLMRIDRSLVEAARDAGASGWQVLWNVIIPLAKPGMAIGTIFVVTLVMADFSTVQVMSGGQSASVALMMKNQMSLLQYPAAAANAVVLLVLVLLMVAGILRIVDIRREL
- a CDS encoding ABC transporter substrate-binding protein, with translation MTDTIQTKPGISRRSLLKTGAAAVGLAAGSGVITGFPTIWAQSNITLRQFGTGVSNLNAIADKCKADLGITLEMTATDSDAAAQRAVTQPDSYDIADIEYWICKKVFPTGVLQPMDVSKLKYYDELVPLFKTGKLTPDSVIAQGTAPHTVGYVEAQDSKTFAKAPTNWFTMVPTIYNADTLGIRPDLVGRDITSWADIMDPAFKGKTAILNIPSIGIMDAAMIMEAMGNIKYADKGNMTKDEIDKTIDFLIKAKQGGQFRAFWKSFDESVNLMASGEVVIQSMWSPAVAAVRSKGIPCRFQPLKEGYRSWGGGLGLAAHLKGAELDAAYEYINWYTSGWVGGYLNRQGYYSANMVSAKKFMTEDEWGYWIEGKPAKGEIKAPDGTVMEKAGAVRDGGSFEERMGKVACWNSVMDEDRYMVKRWNEFIAA
- a CDS encoding ABC transporter ATP-binding protein, with the translated sequence MSKAAEIDIVSVSKVYGTTTAVEDISLKIPAGTYCCLLGPSGCGKTSTLRMIAGHESISSGDVRLGNTVVTDLPPAKRGTAMMFQSYALFPHLDLIDNVAFSLKMKGVDKEKRRAKALDMLKLMQMEAYAKRRPAQLSGGQQQRVALARALITDPEALLLDEPLSALDPFLKIRMRAELKKLQTSLGITFVHVTHSQEEAMALADLIVVMNDGRIEQAAPPREVFERPATAFVARFMGDHNVISGRVTSSRDAMVVFEVNGGGSLAASGKPQQAGAPIDIAIRTDHVRIGEAPAPGLGFTGIVANIEYRGATVKLSVTGAGIDDFTVIVDDSDFFAKPVAIGDAVPLAWDAEDAIVLGRLHS